A genomic segment from Polyangium mundeleinium encodes:
- a CDS encoding AI-2E family transporter: MSEAPPPVSTLPPERKAARRIFLATSAVLVVALCIVAHDVMLPFVLALVVAYVLTPAVLRVERMRVPRWAAILLVYAMTLGAIGGFIGMIVPRLVTEGQALASEWPNLTRKVRNEWLPAIDARLMRWSGQRPAEEAPAPTPNPVPEVNAGEPSKADARAEERPPLRIVKRDDGSYDVFVSEDLRLHEVQHGTWEVVNQEPKQLSSAGLLREGFDKGLLYLRQNATVVLQIGQRIAGAISRGIFNLFMTLMLAGYIILTHEKILAFFRDLWDPTSHHTFHRFMRRLDRGLSGVVRGQLLICLVNGVLSAIGFWLFHLKYWPILSILAAVMSLIPIFGSILSSVPAVLIGLTQSPMTAVGVLAWIVGIHQLEANFLNPKIIGDAAKIHPVLVVFSLLVGEHFFQITGALFAVPCMSIAQTIFLHFRESTMGLSDPMSSHPPSAKVRPDVKETPPEPEAGAPG, from the coding sequence GTGAGCGAAGCGCCGCCGCCCGTATCCACCCTGCCCCCGGAGCGCAAGGCTGCGCGCCGCATCTTCCTCGCCACGAGCGCGGTGCTCGTCGTCGCGCTCTGCATCGTCGCGCACGACGTGATGCTCCCGTTCGTGCTGGCGCTCGTCGTCGCGTACGTGCTGACGCCCGCGGTGCTGCGCGTCGAGCGCATGCGCGTGCCGCGCTGGGCCGCGATCCTGCTCGTCTACGCGATGACGCTCGGCGCGATCGGCGGGTTCATCGGGATGATCGTCCCGCGCCTCGTCACCGAGGGGCAGGCGCTCGCGTCCGAGTGGCCGAACCTCACGCGCAAGGTGCGAAACGAGTGGCTGCCGGCGATCGACGCGCGCCTCATGCGCTGGTCGGGGCAACGCCCCGCCGAGGAAGCGCCAGCGCCCACGCCGAACCCGGTCCCGGAGGTGAACGCGGGTGAGCCGAGCAAGGCCGACGCGCGCGCCGAGGAACGACCGCCGCTGCGGATCGTGAAGCGCGACGACGGCTCGTACGACGTCTTCGTGAGCGAGGACCTACGCCTGCACGAGGTGCAGCACGGCACGTGGGAGGTCGTGAACCAGGAGCCGAAGCAGCTCTCGAGCGCAGGCCTCTTGCGCGAAGGGTTCGACAAGGGGCTGCTCTACCTGCGCCAGAACGCGACCGTCGTGCTGCAGATCGGCCAGCGGATCGCGGGCGCGATCTCGCGTGGCATCTTCAACCTGTTCATGACGTTGATGCTCGCGGGGTACATCATCCTGACCCACGAGAAGATCCTCGCGTTTTTCCGCGATCTTTGGGATCCCACGTCGCATCACACGTTCCATCGGTTCATGCGAAGGCTCGATCGGGGCCTCTCCGGCGTCGTGCGCGGGCAGCTCCTCATCTGCCTCGTGAACGGCGTGCTCTCGGCGATCGGCTTCTGGCTCTTCCACCTGAAGTACTGGCCGATCCTGTCGATCCTCGCGGCCGTGATGTCGCTCATCCCGATCTTCGGCTCGATCTTGAGCTCGGTCCCGGCCGTGCTGATCGGCCTCACGCAATCGCCCATGACGGCGGTCGGCGTCCTCGCGTGGATCGTGGGTATCCATCAGCTCGAAGCGAACTTCCTGAACCCGAAGATCATCGGCGACGCGGCGAAGATCCACCCGGTCCTCGTCGTCTTCTCGCTGCTCGTCGGCGAGCACTTCTTTCAGATCACGGGCGCGCTCTTCGCGGTGCCGTGCATGTCCATCGCCCAGACCATCTTCCTGCACTTCCGCGAGTCCACGATGGGCCTCTCCGATCCCATGTCGTCGC
- a CDS encoding HIT family protein, with translation MGNPLWAPWRMEYILSKKGGSCVFCGIEAAPPEELRARLVVCDTPRAFVVLNRYPFAAAHLLIVPHAHVDALEKLSHEDHHALFDLVREATVRLRAAVKPEGLNVGLNLGAAAGAGIAEHLHAHIVPRWSGDTNFMPVLADVRVVPQALEKTRDYLVPFFADLPGVRLPAASEGAGTP, from the coding sequence ATGGGCAATCCGCTCTGGGCGCCGTGGCGCATGGAGTACATCCTTTCGAAGAAGGGTGGATCCTGCGTGTTTTGCGGCATTGAGGCTGCTCCGCCGGAGGAGCTCCGCGCGCGGCTCGTGGTGTGTGACACCCCGCGCGCGTTTGTCGTGTTGAACCGTTACCCGTTCGCCGCGGCGCACCTTCTCATCGTGCCGCACGCGCACGTCGACGCGCTGGAGAAGCTCTCGCACGAGGATCATCACGCTCTCTTCGATCTCGTGCGCGAGGCGACGGTGCGCCTGCGCGCGGCCGTGAAGCCCGAGGGGCTCAACGTGGGCTTGAACCTCGGCGCGGCTGCGGGCGCGGGGATCGCCGAGCACCTGCACGCGCACATCGTCCCGCGCTGGAGCGGAGACACGAACTTCATGCCGGTGCTCGCCGACGTACGCGTCGTGCCGCAGGCCCTCGAAAAGACGCGCGACTACCTCGTGCCGTTCTTCGCGGATCTGCCGGGCGTTCGTTTGCCCGCGGCGAGCGAGGGAGCCGGAACCCCGTGA
- a CDS encoding YfiM family protein — MKRRTLVAPAVLVALLAALPAHAEPPDNPDPFFGRDKALHFGFSAALASGAYGASALSGLDGRANRVAVGMAVALGAGYSKEILDAAGFGTPSWKDFAWDLIGTAVGLGVSLAIDYALSPSPTEKSGRPAPAR; from the coding sequence ATGAAACGACGAACCCTCGTCGCGCCCGCGGTCCTCGTCGCGCTCCTCGCCGCGCTCCCTGCCCACGCAGAGCCCCCGGACAACCCCGACCCTTTTTTCGGCCGCGACAAGGCCCTGCACTTCGGCTTCTCGGCCGCGCTCGCGAGCGGCGCGTACGGCGCCTCCGCGTTGTCCGGGCTCGACGGGCGGGCGAACCGTGTCGCCGTCGGCATGGCCGTCGCGCTTGGTGCTGGGTACAGCAAGGAAATCCTCGACGCCGCGGGGTTCGGCACGCCGTCGTGGAAGGATTTCGCCTGGGACCTCATCGGGACGGCAGTGGGGCTCGGCGTCTCGCTCGCCATCGATTACGCCCTTTCACCGTCCCCGACCGAGAAATCCGGTAGGCCAGCGCCCGCGCGTTGA
- a CDS encoding 30S ribosomal protein S1, which translates to MASNANVEMTGSDMGSSMESFAALFEQRVESDFAREGEIIAGTVVQVGRDSVVVDIGGKSEGVIPLREFADATGQVGVKPGDKVDVYIESRENDDGLVTLSKEKADKMKVWDEISNACEADELIEGTISQRVKGGLSVTIRGGVKAFLPGSQVDLRPIRNLDKLIGQTYKFKVIKFNKKRGNIVLSRRVLLERERDEMKQKTLETLTEGMTVKGTIKNITEYGAFVDLGGIDGLLHITDMSWGRVNHPNEVFNVGDEVTVKVLKYNPETERVSLGLKQTQEDPWNHAEEAYPAGKKVRGKVMSITDYGAFVELEPGVEGLIHVSEMSWTKKVKHPSKLLEVGQEIECQVLEVDARAKRISLGLKQLEPDPWMLFTDKYHPGDKIAGKVRSLTDYGVFVGIEEGVDGMVHKSDLSWSVRVNNPSDLHHKGDDVEAIILSINHDEKKVSLGIKQLWDDPWPTMLSEFAPGRVIDESQVISIVEYGIFVRLREGVEALISTGDILEPEGTKIKVGDLVKVEISSVDTIERRLFATMKNIGVEKPQPAERPKRVKSAGGGGGAAAEEEKSVAGTVGDLIREKLAGKLDLKNKAKDQE; encoded by the coding sequence ATGGCTAGTAACGCGAACGTGGAGATGACGGGATCCGACATGGGATCCAGCATGGAGAGCTTCGCCGCGCTCTTCGAGCAGCGGGTCGAGTCCGATTTCGCGCGCGAGGGCGAGATCATCGCAGGAACGGTCGTTCAGGTCGGCCGTGACTCGGTGGTGGTCGACATCGGTGGCAAGAGCGAGGGCGTAATCCCGCTCCGAGAGTTCGCGGACGCCACAGGTCAGGTCGGCGTCAAGCCCGGCGACAAGGTGGACGTCTACATCGAGAGCCGCGAGAACGACGACGGCCTCGTCACCTTGTCGAAGGAAAAAGCCGACAAGATGAAGGTCTGGGATGAGATCTCGAACGCCTGCGAGGCGGACGAGCTCATCGAGGGCACCATCAGCCAGCGCGTGAAGGGCGGCCTCTCGGTCACCATCCGCGGCGGCGTGAAGGCGTTCCTCCCGGGGTCGCAGGTCGACCTCCGCCCGATCCGCAACTTGGACAAACTGATCGGCCAGACCTACAAGTTCAAGGTCATCAAGTTCAACAAGAAGCGGGGCAACATCGTCCTGTCCCGCCGCGTCCTGCTCGAGCGCGAGCGCGACGAGATGAAGCAGAAGACGCTCGAGACCCTCACCGAGGGCATGACCGTCAAGGGCACGATCAAGAACATCACCGAGTACGGTGCGTTCGTGGACCTCGGCGGCATCGACGGCCTGCTCCACATCACGGACATGAGCTGGGGCCGCGTGAACCACCCGAACGAGGTGTTCAACGTCGGCGACGAGGTCACCGTCAAGGTCCTCAAGTACAACCCCGAGACCGAGCGCGTCTCCCTGGGCCTCAAGCAGACCCAGGAGGATCCGTGGAACCACGCCGAGGAGGCCTACCCGGCCGGCAAGAAGGTCCGCGGCAAGGTCATGTCGATCACGGACTACGGCGCCTTCGTGGAGCTGGAGCCGGGCGTCGAGGGCCTGATCCACGTGAGCGAGATGAGCTGGACCAAGAAGGTCAAGCACCCGTCGAAGCTCCTCGAGGTCGGCCAGGAGATCGAGTGCCAGGTGCTCGAGGTCGACGCGCGCGCCAAGCGCATCAGCCTCGGTCTCAAGCAGCTCGAGCCCGATCCGTGGATGCTCTTCACGGACAAGTACCACCCCGGCGACAAGATCGCGGGCAAGGTCCGTTCGCTCACCGATTACGGCGTGTTCGTCGGGATCGAGGAGGGCGTCGACGGCATGGTCCACAAGAGCGATCTCTCGTGGTCGGTGCGCGTCAACAACCCGAGCGACCTCCACCACAAGGGTGACGACGTCGAGGCGATCATCCTCTCGATCAACCACGACGAGAAGAAGGTCTCGCTCGGCATCAAGCAGCTCTGGGACGACCCGTGGCCGACGATGCTCAGCGAGTTCGCGCCGGGCCGCGTGATCGACGAGTCCCAGGTGATCAGCATCGTCGAGTACGGTATCTTCGTGCGCCTGCGCGAGGGCGTCGAGGCGCTCATCTCGACGGGCGACATCCTCGAGCCCGAGGGCACGAAGATCAAGGTCGGCGACCTCGTGAAGGTCGAGATCTCGAGCGTCGACACGATCGAGCGCCGCCTCTTCGCGACGATGAAGAACATCGGCGTGGAGAAGCCGCAGCCCGCCGAACGTCCGAAGCGCGTGAAGAGCGCGGGCGGCGGTGGTGGTGCGGCGGCCGAGGAGGAGAAGAGCGTGGCCGGAACGGTCGGCGATCTCATCCGCGAGAAGCTGGCCGGCAAGCTCGACCTCAAGAACAAGGCGAAGGATCAGGAGTAA